Part of the Deltaproteobacteria bacterium genome is shown below.
CCGACGACGCGCCGATGTTCCACCTCGTCGCCGGGGTGATGCACGGGGTGCCCTTCGAGCTTTATTCGAGCGGCAAGGGCGCGCAGGACTGGGTGGGTGAGTCGACGGTCCGCTTGGGTTTGACGCCCGATGGCGGCATGATCATCACGGCAGCCGATGGCGGCGCAGGAGCCAGACCATGAAGACGCGCTTCTCGCGGACGCTGGGGCAGAAGGGCCAGGCCACGGTGGAGTACGCCGTCCTCCTGGCGATGCTCTTCCTCTGCATCAACGCGCCGGTCATTCCCAACGAGAAGAAGCTGGGCGGCTCCCAGAGCTTCATGCACGCCATGCTCGACGCGTACCGCGTCTACTGGGTGAGCCACTACTACGTGCTCAACCTGCCTTTCCCTTGAGCGAACCCCGCCGCCCGCCCACCTTCGCGCTGCCGGCGCTGCTGCTGCACCTCGCGATCGTCCTGTTGATCGTGGCGCTGTCCGCGCAGCCGCTTGGGCGCCTCTGGCGCGCAATCGTGGGACCGGTGAGCTTCTCCGACGAAGCCGCGAGCCCGGCGTGGCTGCTGGCGCTGGGCTTCGCGTTGGCGCTCCTGGTCGCGCGGGTGTTCAGCTTTGCGCGAGGGCGCGCGTTGCCGATTCGGTGGACGGGCGCGGCGATCGTGGCGGTGCTTGCGGTCGCGTCGGGGCGGGCGCTCGACCCGGGCCCGGGCGAGGTGGCGTGGACGAGCGTTCACGACGCGCCGCCGGCGGTGCAGACGGCCGAGGTGATGAAGCGCGTCTCGGATCGCATCGACGCCGCGCTCGTGGCAGGCAAGGACGTCCCCGATGACGCCGCGCTGCAGCCCGCCTTGGCCGACGAGAAGGGCGAGATCCGGCCGAACTACTTCTATCGCGGGCTCGCGCGTCGGCCGTTCAAGCTGGTGCGCGTGCCGAAGGCCTCGGGGCCCGTCGACCGGAAGCTGCCCGGCGATCTCGCGGGCACCCTGTACCTCGCGGTCGCGCCGGACATGCGGCACTACTGGCTCACGGGCCTGGTGCTGCTGCAGGACAACGGCGTGCGCAGCTCGGACCTCCTGCCCGGGCCAAACGGCGTGATGGTGGTGACGAACGCGGCCACGCGCTGAATTTGGCCAGCGCTCACAGGCACTTGAGACGGAGTGCAGCACGCGCTTTCATGTCGGAGGGGGCCGCTGTGTCCAACTCTGCGAACGTCCCCGCTGGCCAAGTGGGGCAACCGGGAGATGAAACCATGATGCGGCAACTGACCAGGTTCTTGAGCGTGGGGCTCCTCATCAGCGCGGCGGCGTGCGGCAAGGGCGGCGTCGACGACTTTCGCGCCGGCGTCCCGAGCGACGGCGCCGTACAGATGAAGGCGCCGCAGAAGGCGGGCGCGGTCGTCGGCGACACCTCGTTCTGGTGGGGCGCGACCTTCGCGGCCACCACCGGCGTGAACACCGGCGTCCTCGCGGTGCTCGACCTCATCCACAACGTGGTCGAGCAGCCTCCGACCTCGCACCCCTCGGCGAACGTGTACGTCTGGGGCCCGGGCAACGGCAGCCCGCTCGACCCGAACGTCTACCGGCTCACCGTCACCGACGATCAGAACGGCACCTACGACTACAAGCTCGAGGCTAAGGGTAAGAACGACGCGGACACCGCGTTCGTGGCCATCATCACCGGCCAGCACACGCCGGTCGTCACCAACGGCGTGAACGACAAGGACCACGGCTCGGGCGACTTCACCCTCAACTGGGACGCGCGCAAGACGCTCGCTGCCGCCCCGCAGGACGCGCAGGGCCGCCCGCTCCAGGGCAACTGGGTCGTGGCCTATGACCACAAGACCGCCGACGTGTCGGTCGACGTGAACTTCAACAACATCCTCGACTCGAACGGCAACCTGGTGAACGCGACCTACCACTACAGCCAGCTCTCGGGCGCCGACGGCAAGTTCCAGTTCTCCACCCAGGCCAACGTCGACACGGCCACCGCCGCCCTCGAGCAGGTGACCGTCGAGAGCCGCTGGAAGCAGGACGGCTCGGGCCGCTCGGACATCACCATCAGCGGCGGCGACGTGGCCGCGGGCGCGGCCGGCCAGGGCAGCGAGTGCTGGGACACGAACTTCAAGGAGTCGTTCGGCACCATCACCCTGCCCAGCGGCGCGGGCAACTACACCGAGCCCGCCGGTGGCGACCAGGCCAGCCTCTGCGCCTTCGCCTCGGCCGAGTACTACACCGCAGGCTGATTCGAACCCGCGGGCATGAGCGTCCCAGCGCTACAGCCCGCCCAGAGAGGGGCCGCAGAAGGCGAGGGCGGCCCCTCCCTGGAAGTGCTCTACGAGAAGTACGCCGGAGCGGTGTACGCGCGCTGCAAGTACCTGCTCCGGACCGAAGCGGAAGCCGAAGACGCGATGCAGGACGTGTTCGCGAGGGCGATGGGGCACCTGGAAGGATTCCGGAACGAGGCGTCGCCGCTCACCTGGCTGATCACCATCGCCACGCGGCACTGCCTGAACGTGATTCGAGGAAAGGGCGCCGCCTGGCACCAGCAGTACGCCGAGCGCGAGCAGGCCAAGGGCGAGGCAGGTGGCGGTGAGCCGGAAGCGCGACGACTGGTGCGGCAGCTCCTCGGCAAGTTCGACGAAGAGACGCAGGAAGCAGCGATTCTGTATCACGTGGATGAGATGACTTTGGAAGAGGTCGCGGCAGCGCTGAAGCGGAGCGTGCCCACGGTGCGAAAGAGGCTGGCCGAGTTCGCCAGTCGCGCGCGCGCCGAGCTGGAGGGGAAGGGAGAATCGACATGAGCCTCGTCGACTCCGAGCCCATCGACTTTCTGCCCACGGCCTGCCGCAACCGGCACCCGCTGCGGCGAATGATGGCCGGCGAGCTGAGCGCAGCCGAGAGCGCCTCGCTGAAGCAGCACCTCGAGGGCTGCAGCGCCTGCCAGGCGGTGATGCGCGAGCTCCAGGCCGAGGACGCCGAGGTCCGCAAGGCCGTCCCGCTGGCGCAGCTGCAGGAGAAGCTGCTCGCGAAGTCGGAGCCCGCGCCGAGCAACGTGGTGCCGTTGCGGCGGCTCTCGAAGATCGCGCCAGTTGTCGCGCTGGCGCTCGCGGCTGGGTTGGCCGCACTGATTCTCGCGCCGAGGACGGCGGTGCAGACGGCGGAGCGCACCAAGGGCGGGCTCGGGCTGGATGTCTTCGTGGGTGGCGTCGGCGAGCCGCGTCGGGTCGATGCGCGCGAGCTCGCGCTCGCTCCAGGCGAACGCGTTCAGCTCAAGGTCCACGGCGAAGGACGCAGGTACGTGGCCGTGGTCTCTGTCGACGACGCCGGCAGCGTGACGCCCATCTACTTCGCGGGCGAGCAGAGCCTGCCGCTCGAGGGCCGCGAGATGATGCTGCCCCAAAGCATCGACTTCACCGGCCGCGGTCACGAGCGGCTCATCGTGCTCCTCTCCGACGAGCCGCTCTTGCGCACGAACGTGGAGCAGGCCGCGCGCGCCGCGTTCGCGAGCGCCGGTGGGCTCGCGGAGATGAAGCCGCTCACGCTCGACGGCCACGTCGACGAGCTCGATCGCACGGTGCTCAAGCCGGAGGCGCAGTGAGCGCGCGCGCCGCGAGCGCGCTTCTGCTGCTCGCGACGCTGCTCGCGGCTCCGGATGCGCACGCGCTGCGGCGCTTTGCGGTCATCGTCGGCAACAACCGCGGCGGCGATGGCACCAAGCCTCTCCGCTACGCCGAAGACGACGCGCGGCGCATGTTCGACATCCTCGTGCGCCTGGGCGGCGTGCTCCCCGAAGACGCGCAGCTCTTGCTCGGGCGCGAAGCCGACGATGTTTGGGACGCGATCGATCGCGCCGAGCGTCGCGGCGTGAGCGCAAAGGCGGGCGGCGAGGAAGTGGCGCTGCTCGTCTATTTCTCGGGGCACGCCAAGGACGGCGCGCTTCGGCTCGGGCCCACGGAAGCGCGGCTCGACAAGCTCAAGGACAAGCTCTCCAGCAGCAAGCTCGACGTGCGTGTCGCGGTGCTCGACGCGTGTCGCTCGGGCGCGATCACGCGGACCAAGGGCGCGCGGCTGGCGCCCGCATTCGAAGTCGACGATGGCGCGAAGCAGGGCGCCAAGGGCTACGTGATCCTCACGTCGAGCTCCGGTGACGAGGACAGCCAGGAGTCCGACGCGCTCCAGGGAAGCTTCTTCTCGCACTACCTCGACTCGGCGCTGCTCGGCTCAGGCGACTCGAGCGGCGACGGACGCGTGACGCTCAGCGAGGCCTACGCCTATGCTTACGCGCACACCGTCGCGCAGACCGCGAGCACCGCTTCCGGCGTGCAGCACCCGACCTACGCGTACGAGCTCGCGGGCAATGGCGATCTGGTGATGACCGATGTCGCGGTTCGCAAAGAAGGTCTGCTCGTGCCCGGGCCCGCGCCGGAGGGCACGTACTTGATTGTCGACGACCAGGGCGCCATCGCGGCCGAGGTCGACAAGCGCGCGGCTGCCGATCGCCGCATTGCGCTCGCGCCCGGCGACTACGTGGTCACGCGACGCATGGCTGATCACCTGCGACTCGGCGCGCTGCGTGTGCGCTCGGGCGAGCTGGCAGTGCTGTCGGAGTCCGCGCTGCGCGACGCGCCGTTCTCGGACGATCCCGTGAAGGGCTCGCTCGAGGTCCAGGAGCGGCTGAGCACGCGGCCGGTCATCGGCGCCGGCTTCGGCGTGCTGAGCTTTCTGGGGAGTCCAAAGCAGCTCTTCGTGCCGTCGGGGGTCGTCGAGCTGCACCTGGATCTCGAGCACCTCATCAGCGATCGCTGGGGGCTCGGGCTGGGGCTCGCGTTTGGCTCGAACAGCTCGGAGCTCGATCTCGACGGCGCCGCGCGGCCTTTCAAGTTCGGCGTGGTGGGCTTCACCGTCGACGCCACGCGCGAGCTGGCGCCGAACTCGTCGTGGAATCCGTACGCGTCGGGGCGCGGCTCGTGGATCCTGCTCACGCGCACCTTCGACGATCCGCGGCTGCCCAAGCAGTTCTACTCGACGTTCATGCCTGGGCTTGCCACCGGCTTCCGCAAGGAGCTCGGTCAGCACTTCCAGGTCGGCGCCGAGCTCTCGGGGAGCTACTTGCTCTACACGCTCTCCAAGTCGCCCACCTCGATGGCCTCCGTGGAGCTCGATCTCCGCATCGCCTGGGGAACCTGAGCCATGAAACGCGTCCTTCTCACTGCCGTGGTGCTTGCGCTCGCCGCCTGCGGCAACTACTCCAACGACGACATCGCCTTCTACGACGCGCTCCCCAACCAGCAGGCGCTTCAAGTGAACGTGCCCCAGACGCAGCAGGGCGCGCTCACGCAGACGGCGTCGCTCTACTCGGGCACCGTGGTCACGGCAGAAACCATCAACAACGGCGTGGAGAGCATCATCGCGCTCGTGGATCTCATCCGCACCATCGCGCCGAGCGCGCGCACCGACGACTCGCGCACCTGGGGCCCGTTCCCCGACAAGAACCCCGCCTTCGAGGTCCAGGTGGTCATCACCCGAAGCGGGGACACCTTCACCTACTCATTCGAAGAGCGGAAGAAGGGGCAGGGCACCTTCACGCCCGTGCTCACCGGTACCTTCGCGGGGGCGACGGCGGTCGGCGGCCATGGCACGCTCGACTACGAGCCCAATGTGCTCGTGGGTTTGGGCAATCCGCCGGCCGATCCGAACCTCTTGTCCCTGAAGTTCGTTTACGCCAACGACGCAACTCCACGAACGGTCAATACGACGATTGTCGGGAGGGACGCGACCAGTGGCCAGACCGCGACGCTGTCCTACGAGTTCAGCGAGACCACGGCCGAGGGCGACCTCGACTTCGACTTTGTCGTGCCCACCGGGATCGGCCCTTTCGATCTCCACCTCGTCAGCAAGTGGATCGCCGACGGCGGACAGGGCCGCTGCATCGGCACTGGAACGCTCGATCTCATTCCCGGGGTCGAGCTCACCGTCGACCAGTGCTGGGACTCCCATTTCCAAGAGACTTGGTACGACAGCCACCAACTCCGCCTCGATGGCGGGCCCCCGCTCATGCCGCCGGACTCCCCGGGCCTGGACTGCGACGCCGGCGCCGGACTTTCGTTGGCGTGCCCGCGCGGCAACGAGGCGCTCTGCCCGTTCTAGATCGCGAAGCCTGCGATCTTTGCTTGCTCGTGCTCCCGCGTCGCGGTTGAGTGCGGGTGCCCCAACAAGCCAGTTGGAGCCTGTGTGCGTGCGTTTCAGAATGAGCGCACGTTTTTCGCGGTGCGTTGACACACAGAAATTGCGGCGTGTACCATCCTCCAACTGGACGCGCCCCCGAAATTCCCGCAGTTGATTCCTTCTGCCTCCAAATTTTTGACGGAGTGACGCGCAATGCTCAAAGGCAAGACCCCCCTGTTGGTCGCAATCGTGCTCGGCGTGCTCGCCGGCGCGATGGCCTATCTCTCGGTCAAGAAGAAGGAGCGCGAGGTGAAGGCGGGCTGGAACCTCGTGCCCGTGCTCGTCGCGTCGGACGCCATCACGGAAGGCACGGTGATCACGTACGACATGATCAGCCAGCGCGCGGTGCCGGAGCAGTTCGTCACCTCCTCCGTCATCAAGCCCGACTCGGCCAACTACATCGTCGGCCAGAAGGTGCTCGTGCCCCTCCAGGCCGGTGACCCCTTGCTCTGGAGCCAGTTCGAGACCAGCAAGGCGGCGGAGAAGCTCTCCACCATCGTGCAGAAGAAGGGCCGCGCCATCACCATCCCGGCGTCGGGCCCGTCTGCGGTCGGCGGCTGGATTCGTCCGAACGACCACATCGACATCATCGGCACGTTCCGCGACCCCCAGTCGCAGGACCAGATGGCCGTGACCCTGCTGCAGAACGTGGTCGTTCTGGCCACCGGCAAGATCACCGGCACCACCAACATCAACCTGCTGCCCGAGGGCGACCGCGGCTACGCCGACATCTCGCTCCTCGTGCTGCCGGAAGAGGCCGAAATCCTCACCCTCGCGCAGGACATGGGCCAGCTGAAGTTCACCCTGCGCAACCCGGAAGACATCGACGTGCAGGAGGCCCGCGGCCGCGCCACGCTGCAGACCCTCATCACGGGCGAGCGCATCGAGCAGCTGCGTCAGCGCCGCCAGCAGACCATCCAGGTCATCAAGGGCACCAACGAGACGTCGAAGGGGAGCGGGATCGGCGCGCCGTAGTGGTCGCCGAGGTCTTGGCTCCTAACCCCTTCACGGAGGAACGCGCGCGATGCTAGCCGCCCTCACCCTGCTTCTCACCACCGGGTCGGTCTTCTTCTTCTCGCTGGTGATCTTCGGGGTTCTCTCGAAGGCCTACGAGCAGTACCAGGAGCGCTACGTCGTGAGGTCGATGAACGACCTCTCCGACATGTTCCTGTTCATCGACGCCCGCCAGATGTTGGTCCTCAACATCTGCACCATGGGCTTGATGATCATCGTGGGCTGGTTGGTGTTCAACCCGCTGGTCACGGTCTTGGCAGGCATTGGCGGCTTCTTCATGCCGATGATGCTCATCAAGTACTACCGCGGCCGGCGCATCAAGAAGTTCAACGTGCAGCTCGTCGACGCGCTGCAGAGCATGGCCAACGCGTTCAAGGCCGGCCTCACGTTCCCGCAGGCCATTGAGCACGTGGCCCGCGAGGCGCAGCCGCCGCTCAGCCAGGAGTTCTCCCTCTTCGTGAAGGAGATCAAGCTGGGCGTGCCGCTGGAAGAGGCGCTCGTGAACATGGGCAAGCGCGTGGGCTCGGACGACCTCGAGCTGGTGGTCGTGTCCACCAACATCTCGCGCCAGCTGGGCGGCAACATGGCGGAGATGTTCG
Proteins encoded:
- a CDS encoding caspase family protein is translated as MSARAASALLLLATLLAAPDAHALRRFAVIVGNNRGGDGTKPLRYAEDDARRMFDILVRLGGVLPEDAQLLLGREADDVWDAIDRAERRGVSAKAGGEEVALLVYFSGHAKDGALRLGPTEARLDKLKDKLSSSKLDVRVAVLDACRSGAITRTKGARLAPAFEVDDGAKQGAKGYVILTSSSGDEDSQESDALQGSFFSHYLDSALLGSGDSSGDGRVTLSEAYAYAYAHTVAQTASTASGVQHPTYAYELAGNGDLVMTDVAVRKEGLLVPGPAPEGTYLIVDDQGAIAAEVDKRAAADRRIALAPGDYVVTRRMADHLRLGALRVRSGELAVLSESALRDAPFSDDPVKGSLEVQERLSTRPVIGAGFGVLSFLGSPKQLFVPSGVVELHLDLEHLISDRWGLGLGLAFGSNSSELDLDGAARPFKFGVVGFTVDATRELAPNSSWNPYASGRGSWILLTRTFDDPRLPKQFYSTFMPGLATGFRKELGQHFQVGAELSGSYLLYTLSKSPTSMASVELDLRIAWGT
- a CDS encoding DUF4384 domain-containing protein — its product is MSLVDSEPIDFLPTACRNRHPLRRMMAGELSAAESASLKQHLEGCSACQAVMRELQAEDAEVRKAVPLAQLQEKLLAKSEPAPSNVVPLRRLSKIAPVVALALAAGLAALILAPRTAVQTAERTKGGLGLDVFVGGVGEPRRVDARELALAPGERVQLKVHGEGRRYVAVVSVDDAGSVTPIYFAGEQSLPLEGREMMLPQSIDFTGRGHERLIVLLSDEPLLRTNVEQAARAAFASAGGLAEMKPLTLDGHVDELDRTVLKPEAQ
- a CDS encoding type II secretion system F family protein, with the protein product MLAALTLLLTTGSVFFFSLVIFGVLSKAYEQYQERYVVRSMNDLSDMFLFIDARQMLVLNICTMGLMIIVGWLVFNPLVTVLAGIGGFFMPMMLIKYYRGRRIKKFNVQLVDALQSMANAFKAGLTFPQAIEHVAREAQPPLSQEFSLFVKEIKLGVPLEEALVNMGKRVGSDDLELVVVSTNISRQLGGNMAEMFEVLSGSIRERFRLEGKIDSLTSQGRMQGWVVAALPLLLGLVMNYMRPDLMEPMMDHIFGYILVALILIMEGMGILIIRRIVNIDV
- the cpaB gene encoding Flp pilus assembly protein CpaB, with translation MLKGKTPLLVAIVLGVLAGAMAYLSVKKKEREVKAGWNLVPVLVASDAITEGTVITYDMISQRAVPEQFVTSSVIKPDSANYIVGQKVLVPLQAGDPLLWSQFETSKAAEKLSTIVQKKGRAITIPASGPSAVGGWIRPNDHIDIIGTFRDPQSQDQMAVTLLQNVVVLATGKITGTTNINLLPEGDRGYADISLLVLPEEAEILTLAQDMGQLKFTLRNPEDIDVQEARGRATLQTLITGERIEQLRQRRQQTIQVIKGTNETSKGSGIGAP
- a CDS encoding sigma-70 family RNA polymerase sigma factor, whose amino-acid sequence is MSVPALQPAQRGAAEGEGGPSLEVLYEKYAGAVYARCKYLLRTEAEAEDAMQDVFARAMGHLEGFRNEASPLTWLITIATRHCLNVIRGKGAAWHQQYAEREQAKGEAGGGEPEARRLVRQLLGKFDEETQEAAILYHVDEMTLEEVAAALKRSVPTVRKRLAEFASRARAELEGKGEST